One window of the Anopheles cruzii chromosome 2, idAnoCruzAS_RS32_06, whole genome shotgun sequence genome contains the following:
- the LOC128276610 gene encoding lactase-like protein codes for MVRELGVDYYRFSLAWSRIMPTGMSNNVNEKGIEYYNHLINGLLAYNITPMVTLYHWDLPERLQEMGGWTNREIIEYFREYARVAFSRFGDRVKFWTTFNEPKQTCKESYEQDAMAPGYEFPGVYSYLCSHHVLLAHADAVEVYRKNFQGPQSGVIGMVVDSSWSEPNTPADEEASERSMQFTLGIYMHPIYHGNYPAVMIERIGNLSARQGFHKSRLPAFTPEEIAKVKGSSDYFGFNAYTTRLVWQNGDANPGHFGEPSFDHDRDVYDYIDPAWPSTASPWLKVYPRGMYSVLRWIRREYNNPPVFITENGVSDRDGTRDLQRVEYFNSYLEAVLDAIDDGCDVRGYTAWSLMDNFEWRAGYSQRFGLYYVDFKDPARPRYAKMSAKVYANIVRSRSVDPDYMPEPDVLIPDGE; via the exons ATGGTCCGGGAACTGGGAGTGGACTACTATCGCTTCTCACTTGCCTGGAGCCGCATCATGCCAACTGGAATGAGCAACAACGTTAACGAAAAGGGCATCGAGTACTACAACCATCTCATCAACGGGCTGCTGGCCTATAACATCACGCCGATGGTGACCCTGTACCATTGGGATCTGCCAGAGCGGCTACAAGAGATGGGTGGCTGGACTAATCGGGAGATTATCGAGTACTTCCGGGAGTACGCAAGAGTTGCCTTTAGTCGGTTTGGCGATCGAGTCAAGTTTTGGACAACGTTCAACGAACCGAAACAGACTTGCAAGGAGTCGTACGAACAGGATGCTATGGCTCCGGGGTATGAGTTCCCCGGGGTGTACAGCTACCTATGTTCGCATCATGTGCTGCTGGCACATGCCGATGCTGTTGAAGTGTATAGAAAGAATTTCCAGGGCCCTCAAAGCG GAGTAATCGGAATGGTTGTTGACTCTTCGTGGAGCGAGCCCAACACGCCAGCGGATGAGGAAGCCTCCGAACGTTCCATGCAGTTTACT CTTGGAATCTACATGCATCCGATCTACCACGGAAACTACCCGGCGGTGATGATCGAGCGCATCGGGAACCTGAGCGCTCGTCAAGGCTTCCACAAGTCGCGTCTCCCCGCGTTCACGCCGGAAGAAATCGCAAAAGTGAAAGGGTCGTCCGACTACTTTGGGTTTAATGCGTACACTACGCGCCTGGTGTGGCAAAATGGCGATGCCAATCCGGGCCACTTTGGTGAACCATCgttcgatcacgatcgcgatgTGTATGATTACATTGACCCCGCTTGGCCGTCGACTGCTTCGCCGTGGCTCAAGGTGTATCCCCGAGGGATGTACAGCGTGCTGCGATGGATACGGCGCGAGTACAACAATCCGCCGGTTTTTATCACCGAGAACGGCGTCAGCGATCGGGACGGTACCCGAGATTTACAGCGAGTGGAGTACTTCAACTCATATTTGGAGGCCGTcctcgatgcgatcgatgatggGTGTGACGTGCGAGGCTATACTGCGTGGTCGCTTATGGATAACTTCGAGTGGCGCGCTGGCTACTCGCAACGGTTTGGACTCTACTATGTGGACTTCAAGGATCCAGCTCGACCGCGCTACGCCAAAATGTCGGCCAAAGTTTACGCGAACATTGTCCGAAGCCGCTCCGTCGATCCAGACTATatgccggaaccggacgttCTGATTCCTGACGGGGAGTGA